GTCCGCACCGCCGACGCGACCAGCGAGCTCGATCGAACATATCTTCGATGCGCGAACGTCCATCGCCCGCGCCTCGCATGGCATCCCCCGGGCGCGGACTGCGGATGCGCAAAGAGCCGATCACTTCATCGGCGACTCGCAACCCATCCTCTGGCCGGCTATCGACCGGCTCCCGGTGGCATGTGAGACGAAGTGCCTGCTGCGAGAATTCGAGCGCTCCCGGAGGCCGAATGCGAGTCGCATCCAGCGACGAAAAAACGGGCTCGGTACCCGGCCCGAGCCAGACGCGATCCCGATCGCGAAACAGGCTGAAATCCCGAGGAAGAGAAAGGCGCCGCCCTCCTTCCCCCGCGATGAACGAATCGATGCGTTCGAGGTGCAACGTCGAAACGCGATCCGACAGTCCGACCCGGCGCAGCGCATCCGCCCACACAGCGCGTCTCGGATTCGCACCCAGTGTCCGAAGCGCGGCCGGATCGACCCAGAGCCCGCCCTCTCCGACCTCGAGCGCCCGCCTGGCCAGGTCGTCCATCTCGGCGGCGCCGCTTGCCTCTTCGCGTGCTGCAATGGCGGCGAGTTGAGCGAGTTTGAGCGCAGCGCCGGAGTGGATCTCCTCCAGAACTCGCAGAGCTTCGATCCGCAGCCGATTCCGCGGAACGGCGAGATCTGCGTTGGAGGAGTCCTCCCGCCAGCTCAGCCCTCGAACCTTCAAGTAGTCCCTGAGGTCTGAGCGACGCGCCTCCAGCGCTGGCCGAAGCACCCGCGCTGCGCGCGGGCGGATCGAGGCCAGACCGGCCAGACCGGTCCCCCGGATGGCGCGCAGCAGAACCGTCTCCGCCTGATCGTCGAGCGTGTGCGCGGTGGCGATCCAGTCCAGACCGAAAGCCTCGCGCATCTCCTCGAGCGCCTGGTAGCGAAGTTCGCGGGCGCGGGCTTCGGGCGAACGCTTGTCGCGGGTCGCCGCGTCGACGCGTTGACAGCGAAACGGCAGGCCGAGTTGACCGGCACGGAGCCGAACGAATTCGAGGTCTTCATCGGCCTCCGCGCCCCGCAAGCCGTGGTGCACGTGGGCCACTTCCACCGACTGCCCCAAGGCGACAAGAACGTGCAGGAGCGCCATCGAATCCCCGCCGCCCGAGGCGGCCACGAGCATCCGTGCCGCG
This bacterium DNA region includes the following protein-coding sequences:
- the tilS gene encoding tRNA lysidine(34) synthetase TilS, giving the protein MDPLHTRIAAFLREYEVPRAARMLVAASGGGDSMALLHVLVALGQSVEVAHVHHGLRGAEADEDLEFVRLRAGQLGLPFRCQRVDAATRDKRSPEARARELRYQALEEMREAFGLDWIATAHTLDDQAETVLLRAIRGTGLAGLASIRPRAARVLRPALEARRSDLRDYLKVRGLSWREDSSNADLAVPRNRLRIEALRVLEEIHSGAALKLAQLAAIAAREEASGAAEMDDLARRALEVGEGGLWVDPAALRTLGANPRRAVWADALRRVGLSDRVSTLHLERIDSFIAGEGGRRLSLPRDFSLFRDRDRVWLGPGTEPVFSSLDATRIRPPGALEFSQQALRLTCHREPVDSRPEDGLRVADEVIGSLRIRSPRPGDAMRGAGDGRSRIEDMFDRARWSRRRCGRALLVELDREVVWVPGLISFGQVGREACPGWQLVAQRLSAPGENC